The Drosophila subobscura isolate 14011-0131.10 chromosome A, UCBerk_Dsub_1.0, whole genome shotgun sequence genome includes the window ggcataaTTAGACGAGCCAAAAATCAAACGCCATCTGCATTCAAATTCGAATTGAGCCGAGAGCCCAGATTCAGATGCAGAGCCACTCCAGCTGTAGTCGCAGCTCCATGTAGACAGATGGAAGCATGACCCGGTTCCAGAGCCAACACAGAAAGAACTAAACAAATATCTGTTGGGTCACAGGAGCAGGCACCTGCAAATACTCGTAGAATAAACAGGCTACAGGACACAGCTGAGGATGAATGATGATGCGGAATACATTTGTGTACTTTCCATTCACTGAGAAAAATCAACCAGCAAAGCATTCACTCATCTTGGAAGCTATTTGCAGGCAAATCCAACATTCCCATGGACAACGAAATCTCTCTTCCGACAAAGTATTAAATCTGGATCGCGATCGCGTAAGGAAATGACACGCCCGGAAACGAGtgcttgaaatatttgcacagctAAATGTTCTGGCAGAAAAGCTTCTTCTGACAGATACGCACCCCAGAAGATACTTTAGGCACAATTTGGAAGCAAAAACCACGGCATACTCTCAGGCATAAGTGAGAAATCCTGAGGagagtttataaaaatataaaggaGGAGCACACAAACGTCGCTCGATAGCGAAAAGATATGGAAGATCCTTTCTTGAACATCATTTAGTTTACATATAATTCCCAGAGTAAAGAGCGCACAAACTTGCCCAATTTCAAGATCTTTTTACATCATCTTTAAAGTGGATAATGCAAAAACCATATGCACAggatttgttggctttttgggCAGTGTGTCAGCATCCGCCCTGTGGCACATTCGGGGTACACATGGAAAAGCgggaaatgtgaaaaatgtggGGAAATGTGTATGTGTTAACCAACAAATCAACCAAACTGACTGACCACAGAGCATGCAATTTATGTGGTTTTTTGAGTTGTTAACGCCGCCGGACCAGAGCTCACATCCACAGCGACATCCCCAGCTCCATCCCCATTGCAGTCCTGTTGGTGCCTGGGAGAATCCCCACCTGTGGTGGGATTGCCTGGCTATATAATTGcagattttaatatttaagccGCGACAGCTCTTTATCCCCGGATTTATGCGCATGCATTATAATTTCTGTCCACATTGGCCATTCCATTTCAaattgcagagagagagagagagtctccCTCTCGGGCACGGGCATGGGATGGGGGGTAGAACTTTAATTAGTTTGTCaaatttgcatggaaatgcGAGAATGCGAGAGCAGGGGAATCCTATAAAGATAGTCCTCCCTGTGGATGGCACTGGAATTTCTGCTTCTCGTATATTTCACTCTAATGTGTAATGCCTCTTCGACGGAATGCAAAAGTGTTAACCAACTTAACAATAAGTGTAACCTTATGGCCTCCCTATAATCATCCTGGCAGGGCCATCATaaacatcatcagcatcagcagaagtaggagtaggagtaggagtagaaGCAGGAGTAGAAGCAGGAGCCTGCTCCATTACGGCGGCGGCCATGTGGTGTCGGCTTACACCAGTCGAAAGGGGTGCGGAGTCCTGCAGTCCATAAACAGACTCCATAACAGCATTCAGGACCCATGGCCCATCCTGGctcgcttgtgtgtgtgtgccatataaataaacataatcgTGAAACAAGGCCAAggatggctctggctctggatgGCGGCATGAAGGAGTAGGCAACCCTAAATGCTGCGGAATTTTAATAGTTCACGTAAATGGTTTTTGTGGCGTTGGTAATGTTTATTAACCAACTTAGACTCGACGCAACAGAGGAAAGGACCTTCACGTTatgctcctccacctccagctccagctgctgctgctgctgctgctgcactgacAAAAAACCGAGAAAAGCCGCGTAAAACAGATACTTATAAGGATACTTAGATGTGTGTCAGTGTACAAGCTACCCAtaacgagtatgtatgtatttttaatgtatGGCATTCTCTATGCCATATTTTAGTTACTTCTTCCCTTTGCTTGCTGCATGGATATATGGATACTCGAGTATTGGGTATCCTTTTCGCACGGTGTTGgcgttcctgctgctggtcctccAGTGGAGCGTGTTTAATGCTCACTTAAGTTGCGTTTATACAAATTTCTTCGCCTCTCGACTCTTGCTTTGGTCcgtcccagtctcagtctcagtctcagtctcagttttCGTCTCCGTCTCGGTACTTCCATTTCCTGCTCCTTGGGCAACTTTTGTTAGTTGGCTCCTTGGGCACCCCCAAAGAAGTTTGTGTGCAGTGGCTTAAGGTACGAGTATGCCAGCATCCCAGCATCCCATCAGCCACCCCTCTCTGCCAAGTTGTGCGTAAGTGGATTCATTTATGCCCGAGAATAAatgctttgttgtttgcattccACGAAGTTTTGTGTCTCACGTCTTTGGCACGCTCTCCAGTCGCCTCTGCTTCGCCGTTTGCCTTGGATTTTGCCTTGGAGCTTCAGTCTGTGCTCAGACCTAGACGCAGTCAAGGTGCAGCCACTCAACTGGAAGAGGAATAAGGCAAAAGGGATAATCCCCCACCcaagtaaagaaaaaaaaaaacagaaacaacctTTGgcttggttttctttttgttttttttcggaaATTTTATTCTTCAATCACTTTTCGTTCTCATATCAATTGTGTTATTAGctacgcaaaaaaaaaatgagtaaAGAAATGTTGGGGGGTTTTTCCTTCACACTTGTGGTATGATCTTATGGGATCGTTCTTACATGGCTAAACAACTAACTTTAGAGTACATTCCAGTAtgtattatattatatttaatatgtaTAGTAAAGtattgtgtgagtgtgtgtgtttgtgtgtgtgtgtgtgtgtgtagtagATTACTTTTCATAGTGGATGCAACATGCACAACAGAATTTTTACACCTCCAACAATTTGACTAAGCTGCcatccaaaaaaataataataataaagtatgttcatatatttatgtatatgcataaaGTACATTGAGTAAAAGTGTAGtcaaataatataaaaatacacaaggAATCTGTACaggttaaaaaaaaacacatcgAATACAATACAatcaatggatggatgggaacAGGATAGAATGGGATACGAATGGGATGGACACTAGGACACAAGGACACAAGGACGGGGGGGAAAAACACCTGTATCCTTTCATCCATTAACCATTGTTTTGCCATCTAGTTTCTTCGATCCGTTGCTTAGACGGCTTTAtgcttaatttaaatatagGTTTTTAGccttaatgtttttttttaccctCTAACAATTTTCCTATTTACAGTTTTACAACTCAAACTCTTGTTCTTGGATTTTCCTTATCGTTTTCtcttcgtttttgtgtttgttttgtattttgtttttcttttgcttagcATTTAGTGATAtatacgactttcttttattttctttgagcGCAGCAGGAGGGGTAGGACCTTCCTTTCCTTCGCTCTTTTTCCTATAAGGTGTGTGGCCCTTTAATTGCCtatacaacaacaataatatcGATTCTATCCGaatgtgaaaacaaattttcatgAAATTCTTCATTTAATTATCAATAAACATCATCAGTCTTGAACTTAGTTTaggtttttttcgttttcctcAATTTCTTCCATTTCTTTTCTCTTAACTTTTCCATCtgcattttctgctgcttctgctttctgTGGAACTCGTGAAATATCCTTAAAACATGTGAGTAAAGTGTGGCAGGAGGGGGGTCCTTTGTGACGTGTCTTTTGTGTAAAATCTCCAGAGTTGGGGGAAGGGAATCCCGTGATCCATGGATCCAGGACTGTGGGGTTTCAGGGTGTTGAAGGCACAATTTCAAAAGTGTTTCGCTCCGTTCGCTCGCTTCATTACGAGTATATTGTATCTATAACTAATACTAAACTTAGATCTGTGTCTGAGGGATAATGGAGGGGGCTCTGTAGATGGAGTgtgatgtgtgtttgtgagtggGAAAGGACCCTTTCTATAATACAGAAATACAGACAAAATCGagctcgaaaaaaaaaaacaacacacagaagCCAGAGGACGGGTTCAGGAACGCAAAATCAACATCTAGCCATCGAATTTTGTATGTCCGATATCCGAATAGATGCGATcgatacgagtacgagtatcttcTCTTTATCCCTTCACAGTTTAGACAAAGAACTCCTCGTTGCCCAGACTACTGTCGCCACCGGCGGCCTCGACGTACTGCGTTGCCTGCGGCATCCAGGGCCAGGACCAGCCACCGCCATAGCCACCGCCGCCGAGGAGTCCGAATCACCGCTCCGTCGAGTGTGTGGTGGCACCaaggccgctgctgctgcccgagccagagcccaggCCGCTGCGGCGGAAGAATCCCAGCGTATCGAGTGCCTTAATGGTGCGTCGAATCAGCTCGTCCTTGTACTTCCAGATGGTCTTGTCCTCCACCGAATTCTCGCGATACTCCTCGCAGCTCTTCTTCAGCGTCTTGACACAATCGGCGCGATaatgctgcagctgggcgtCCTGCGTATCCACGGGATAGGACTTGCAGACGCCGCCGAGGCAGCTCAGCGGGAAATGATTGTGGAGGGTGAGCACGCGCTCCGGATCGTGGAAGCACTTGACGTACTGATTGGGCTTTGTGTAGTTCTTGGCGCGGTGGACATGCTGCAGCATGTGCATATACTTGGGGATGTCCTTGTGCCAGCCATGCTCGTGCTGCTGATCGTCCAGGAAGTACACGTTGCGGAAATTGTAGCTGTGGAAGCCGTCCGGCTTGATCTTGCGCGACTCCGGGCGCACCTTCTCCATCAGCTCCGACCAGAGGACGGCGTTGCCCTTGGGCATGATCACCTCGTCGATGTCCAGCAGGGCAATGTAGTCGTACAGGTAGAGGTTCTTGTACAGGCAATCGTTGTAGGGTATCACCTCGTTCTGGCGCTTGTGGTTCGTCTTCTTCGTGAGATACAGGTGCTGGAAGCCGGGCACATTCGGCTGACCGCCGGGCAGCGTGAGTGGAATCACCTGCACCTTGCCCTCCTGCTCGTAGTGGCTGAGGACCTTGGTGATGTTCGGGTGGACCTGCAGATTGTAAAAGTAGATCTTGTCGGCGCCGAGTATGTTCAGCATCTCGATCCATTCGATGAGGCGCACACTCAGGTCGTCGTAGAGAAAGTCCAGACCCTTGACGCACACCGCAAAGCCCTTCTTCTGGTCATCGGGCGGCCGGTTGTAGATCACGCGCAGATTGTTCGTGGCCGTGTCGCACTCCTTCTCCACCATCGACACGGAGCTGGGCACGACGCCGTGGAAGGGCTTGGGGATCTGGCAGGCAATCAGATACGGCTGGTAGATGCCCTGCTTGTAGTTGCCCCACTTGTTGTACCAAATGTACTTGTACTCGAACGTCTTCACGATGAACGGCTCCTTCTGGCCGTCGAACCAGAACTGGCAGTAGGTCTTCACCTTCGGCTCAATGCGATCGATCATGCCCAGTATCCGCACCGTGGGCCCCAGCAGCGAGGTGCGCCGAATGTCGTAGTATGCCCCAAACAGCTGGAACGTCCCGTTCGTGGTGCGCAGCGTCTGCCAGTAGATGTTGTTGAACTCCAGCTCAAAGATCGACGGGTACTTGGCGCACGTCGACGACTTTTGCTGCAGAAAGTTCTTGTTCTTGCTCCAGTAGGCGATCGGCAGCGAGGGTATCCGCGACTCCACATCCCTCACCAGCTGATCATCGTCCATGGCTGCACAAGGAGACGCATTAGAATGGGAAGCTCTGCCAAGAGGAGGCTCTTGGATGGTTGCTCGGTGGCTTACCTGTGCGATTGTCCACCAGTATCTCGCTGGGATCGAAGTGGTCTGTTGTGGTGGATGTCGTCTCCGCATACCGCATGTCCTTCTGCAGCAATATCCGGCCACTGAGCGGCACCTGCTGGTACTCCTGCGGCACTAGATTCGTGCCGTGCATCTTGAACAGGCCAATGATGACAAAGGACCACACGCACAGCGAGAACAGGATCTTCAGTATCACCTTGGAGTGGGCCATGGCTTCTGGTTGGCTTTTTCTGCTACTCTTCTCAATATATTCGCTCTTGCACTTTGCTGTGAGGCTTCACTGTAACGAGAAATCAAATCAGAATTTGCTCCATTAAATTTCGGAATTTTCGTGCAAGTTATCTGTTTATTTATCTGTCTCACAGGACCCCACAAAGGACCCCATTCCCTCATCCCCTGATGGTCGTCGTCACTCATTTTTAAATATGGCGTCGGctatttccgtttccgtttccgtttcttGGTTTTCTATGCCAACGCCCCAACGGGCACGAAAATGTCAACTATGGAAAAGTGCGTGTaatatttctgctgctccttcaggcAGGACAACAAGGCTGAAGGACGCTGCAGAGCCGACAGCagaggaaggaggaggagtaggatcAGCAGTGGGTGTCCTTTCGCCTAATGGAAAACAATCTAAAAATGCCACAGAAGCATTGGAGCGGAGTGGGCACGTGGGGGCAGCGTGTGGCAGGTGGGCACAGTGGGctttgtggcagcaaaaacGTTGACCCCAAAGAGGCAGGAAGGAGCTCTGATGGGGTGGGTGGGTCCTTCTGCCAATTAATCCTGGACTGTTTACATGGATTCATTCGATATCTGCCTCAGATGTGtttcctcttttcttttcgcacTCAAAAGACAAGCAGAGAAGTTTGCGCTCTTCTCGCTTCCACTCTTGCCACTGTGCCCCAAGGccagcatttcatttgcatttcccccGTTCCTTTTCCCCCTCTTTCCCCTCATTCCCTGTAGCCGTTGGTCAAGTTGTCTCTTCTATCTTTCTCCCACCCCCCCTCTGGATTGTGTGTCGTTCTGCCTGGTTTATGCCACCTCTGCCTCGACGATTACAAGCTGGTGGACCGCCTGTGCCTGTatccgtgccccgtgccccgtgccccgtgctcGTGCCCCAAAGGACTCTGCGGCCACACTTCGGGCGACAATCTGTTTGTCTATCTGCTGCGCCTAGTGCCTGTATCTTGTATCTACGTATGTATCGCTGTGCGTGCGCATTactcatccagcagcagcaaccattgTGTCTCTGGCGTTGGGGCATTCGAGTATTTATGACGTGCCATCCCTCAACCTTCCTGCTCTATGCTCATTCTCTATGCTTCATTTTCCATCATTCAAGAATCCTTCATTAGAGCGcagcctttcctttccctccCTTACCATCCATCCTTCATTCATTCTCCATCATTTCTATTATTGTCTGTCGCAATTGTCGCTGGACACTGCCTGGAGATGGAATTCCCATTACCCATTACCCATTATCCACAGCGTAGACACTGATGACAGCGGGATGCGATTGGATCCATTTCCTCAATCGGAATTCTCCCCGTCCCCCTTCTGCTTTAAAGCAAATTGCATGTCCAGCTCATTTCCTTGCCACAAAAAGCTTCTTCTGCTCAATCCTTGCGTAAACACCGACGCACTCCGTCCCCACGTACCTCCCTGCCCTCGCTCAATCTGGCATTCAGATCGCTTTAGTTTGTTTTAGTTGAATcaaaaagttgtgtgtgtggcgtcgAGAGTTTTTCCTCAagtgttttccatttcatttgcatgcgccgcaaaacttttgcacacacacacaagctgaGATACAAGGATACACTCTCGCACGGGCAGATGTTGCAACTGGCAAACAAGCTTTCAGCGGCAAAgggtgagagggagagggagagggagtgtgTGATGCAGCCGCAGGgcggcagagcaggagcaccTGTAGCGGCAGAGAGCCGActggggtgtggtgtgtggggtgCGTGGGGTGCGTGGGAGGGAAATAGTTTATCATGAGCCAAGAGCCTTGATTAACCCTCCCAAAGATCTCTTTCAAAAGATTCTTCTGCCGCTGAAGGCAACTTGCGGTTCAAGGCACTCTCCAGGCACACTCAAAACTCCACTTGGAGTCCACTTGTTGCCAGGCAGACACGAATGGATCATTTATCATCCAAGTTAGAGTCTTTGACTTTGGCATGGACTTCGCTTtcgacttccacttccactccacgTAGTTTCTCTGCTTGGGGATTTGTTCAAACTAAATTCTTCAACTGAAGTCACCGAAAAAGCGATTTGGGTCAATTTGCCATTAAGATACGCGTCATGGTTATGCGATTATTTGCTTCTTAGAGCCACAAGAACCAGAACCAAAGGTAGAGCCATCACAGTACGGGGCAGAGCTGAGTAGATCCAAAGACAGGGGCAACTACTCGTCGTTTGTTCTGGTTGTTCGTTGTTGGTTTGCTCGTtcactgcctgctgcctgctgcctgccgcctttTGGCTGTTAATTTGCTAGGCAAAACAGGTTCGATCTGTGAATGCCGGGGCGGGAATGTGTGTCGcacccagaccccagaccccaaaACCACAGAGAGGCGATCGAGTGGCAAGCGGTACACAAATTTTAATGATGCCTTttggt containing:
- the LOC117891579 gene encoding uncharacterized protein LOC117891579 yields the protein MAHSKVILKILFSLCVWSFVIIGLFKMHGTNLVPQEYQQVPLSGRILLQKDMRYAETTSTTTDHFDPSEILVDNRTAMDDDQLVRDVESRIPSLPIAYWSKNKNFLQQKSSTCAKYPSIFELEFNNIYWQTLRTTNGTFQLFGAYYDIRRTSLLGPTVRILGMIDRIEPKVKTYCQFWFDGQKEPFIVKTFEYKYIWYNKWGNYKQGIYQPYLIACQIPKPFHGVVPSSVSMVEKECDTATNNLRVIYNRPPDDQKKGFAVCVKGLDFLYDDLSVRLIEWIEMLNILGADKIYFYNLQVHPNITKVLSHYEQEGKVQVIPLTLPGGQPNVPGFQHLYLTKKTNHKRQNEVIPYNDCLYKNLYLYDYIALLDIDEVIMPKGNAVLWSELMEKVRPESRKIKPDGFHSYNFRNVYFLDDQQHEHGWHKDIPKYMHMLQHVHRAKNYTKPNQYVKCFHDPERVLTLHNHFPLSCLGGVCKSYPVDTQDAQLQHYRADCVKTLKKSCEEYRENSVEDKTIWKYKDELIRRTIKALDTLGFFRRSGLGSGSGSSSGLGATTHSTER